Genomic DNA from Lactuca sativa cultivar Salinas chromosome 8, Lsat_Salinas_v11, whole genome shotgun sequence:
TCTCTATATAAATACGGTTATGAATACAGTACCCCAAAAGATGTCATCTTGTTGCAATCCAAACAAGCCCAAACAGCTCTATCCAAATATGAAGCTTATGCACAATTCGGGTAAAGCTTCAAACTGTATCTCTTGCCTCTAAATAATCACAAAAGGTGGTCATAAGGTAACATCTTTAAGACGATTGGGACTataatatacatattgcacatCAATGAGATGTTTAATGGTTTTCAAATCGATTTGGTGAAGTGGCAAATACCTTGGGACTATAACCCGTGCTTTAATGACATCTAATCACCAAAAAGTGGGGGAAAAAAAAGAAGGCATCTGAATCCATTGAAACTGGAAACAGAGTTGACTGGAATCAAATGTTCTGATCTTAAAAGTAGTAGAGATCACAACTGTTCATCTGTCACCAAACTAGCCAACAAGACCTCAGTTCCAAAATTTAATCATggatctcagataactaaaccATGAGCAATAAAAATCTAGATGAGGGAAATGAGTTTTGTTACAGGACATAACAATAGTGATGGATGttaatgagacaaaaacaacatatatTCAACACAAAAGTGCGTCATTGTCAATAAGACAGAGGGAAAGATGATTTGCATCAAGAAGCTCTTTTTGGAGGAGACATATTCCCGATCAGAGATGTTGTTTTACTGATAGAAAATATTTGCACAAACAGTCCTGCAGTGCCACACAATAAACCTCCATTGTTAAGCTCTCCAACTACATGTTACATACATTAATAAATTGGTACAAAGgcttattaattattattattatactcaCCAACAGAAACACAAGCAATCTTCAATAGATCAAACTTATCTGTTTCCCAGTTACTCAGACCAACAAGAAGAGGTGTGGTTGCCTTTAGTTGAGCAATGGAAGCAATTGATCCAAGTATTCCTACAGACGATGCAGCCATATAGAGTTTCAAAAGACTCACTCTGCTACGCTTTCGACCTGTAACATTATTAAAATAACTTCATACACAAACATATGAATTTCACTCTTAAAATAACAGTGCTTACTGCTTTACCCAATTCTCCAATTATAATTGAAATCAAAGTTATAGAAATGGATGCAGCAGCTAAGATTTCAAGAGGCTCCTTGTTTAACAGAGTGAAAAGGATGTCAACTACTCCTAGCAGCACTACCACTGCCTGCATTGCATTCAACATGGATATCCTGTTACTCAACTTTACAACCATCAAAGAAAAcaacataaaagcataaaagtAGAAGTTCAAATGATGTatcatttaaaatttttgcaaataATCATTATAAGATTTTAACAAACAGCAAGCAGCAAAAAGCATGTATATGTACCTGAACCACAAGAACTTTGGAGAGTGTGGATTTCCCCTTGGCTACCTTTGTATATCCTAAAGTTAAGATCCAAATAAAGAGTTGAAATTATAAAGATGAAACATACAACACTATAATTACATTTACATACTGAAGAAAAAAGACATACTGTTGTCCACAACCATTCTGTATGAGAAATCAGAGCCATCGGTTCCCGATGGACGCCGGTTGCCAGAATTTCTCTGCTGCATCTGCGCAATGGTACAAATGGTTAgtttttttattatgaaattgGTTCCTAACTTTTTTTCACAATTTCGTTTTTATATGTTTTCTAAAAGTTACAAAATAACCTTTTTACAACTTATTAAACATGCTTTTTTTACAACTTTCAGATGTGTATCAATGTGCTCACAGATAGTTGATCAGATGAAAAGAGTAACTGTTATTCAGAAACCAAATTTCAGTCAAGACTCTGCAAGATAATAGGTTTGAGTTCAAAACCCAATCGAGACTGATAGGATACTAAGTAAGCAATGTGAAATATTCAATTTGAAACAAAATTTCAGAGAAGAGTCTGCAATAAACGATTTTAATTTGACTCAAGACTTCGCCTATAGTAGTTTGTTAATTATACACTTTTTTAGCTACTTCTAAACCCTAAAAAGTAAAAGAGGTGAAAATGTTGAAACCAAAACCTAATTATTGAACGGGTGCAACTACAATCAAACCAATATCAAAACTGTAGGAATCAATAACCGATTTAAACCCTAAATTGTAGGCAAACATTAAACAAGAAGAATAGATGAATTGTTTTTTTACCTGGGCAAGTGCTTCCGGTGGTGAAGGAACGTCGCAGGCACGTAGCAGTTCACAACAGAAAAAATAAGGGAAAAAGATTTTGATATGGGATTGAATAGAGCAGGGTGCACCAGTGATGAGATGCGGCGTATAATGCGATGGTTGTGGCGATCGGCGGTGTGATGGTGGTGGAGGGCTTCTGTTTCTAGAAAGAAGCA
This window encodes:
- the LOC111904049 gene encoding uncharacterized protein LOC111904049; translated protein: MQQRNSGNRRPSGTDGSDFSYRMVVDNRYTKVAKGKSTLSKVLVVQAVVVLLGVVDILFTLLNKEPLEILAAASISITLISIIIGELGRKRSRVSLLKLYMAASSVGILGSIASIAQLKATTPLLVGLSNWETDKFDLLKIACVSVGLFVQIFSISKTTSLIGNMSPPKRAS